In Cicer arietinum cultivar CDC Frontier isolate Library 1 chromosome 7, Cicar.CDCFrontier_v2.0, whole genome shotgun sequence, a single window of DNA contains:
- the LOC101510318 gene encoding BTB/POZ domain-containing protein POB1-like produces MKDLNSDLFDPVTVMESEWAHGGSKSDADFGFAFNDSNFSDRVLRIEIMADTVDPQPDSETCTTIADWARHRKRRREDIKKENVVDLPDEQILNGNQPDMDDCVAPENQDEEVVAMVEESPSGDEAVNSNDDSNLGMDYSEAAVARVKTLHISSPILAAKSPFFYKLFSNGMRESELRHVTLRINASEEAALMELLNFMYSNTLSIKTAPGLLDVLMAADKFEVASCMRYCSRLLRNITMTPESALLYLELPSSVLMADAVQPLTDAAKQFLASRYKDLTKFQEEVMNLPLAGVEAILSSDDLQVASEDAVYDFVLKWARQQYSNLEERREVLGSRLARLIRFPHMTCRKLKKVLTCSDFDHEVSSKLVLEALFFKAEVPHRQRSLAAEEPASSNRRFLERAYKYRPVKVVEFELPRQQCVVYLDLKREECNTLFPSGRVYSQAFHLGGQGFFLSAHCNMDQQSSFHCFGLFLGMQEKGSVSFTVDYEFAARSRPTEEFVSKYKGNYTFTGGKAVGYRNLFAIPWTSFMAEDCLYFINGVLHLRAELTIRN; encoded by the exons ATGAAAGATTTGAATTCCGATCTGTTTGACCCGGTAACCGTGATGGAGTCCGAATGGGCCCACGGTGGTTCAAAGTCCGACGCTGATTTTGGATTTGCTTTCAATGATAGCAATTTCTCTGATAGGGTTTTACGGATCGAGATCATGGCTGATACAGTTGATCCTCAACCTGATTCTGAAACATGCACCACCATCGCTGATTGGGCTCGTCATCGTAAGAGGAGACGCGAGGATATCAAGAAGGAAAACG TTGTAGATCTTCCGGACGAGCAAATTTTGAACGGTAACCAACCTGACATGGATGATTGTGTGGCTCCTGAAAATCAAGATGAAGAGGTTGTTGCGATGGTGGAAGAGTCCCCTTCAG GTGATGAAGCTGTAAATAGCAATGATGATTCAAATCTAGGCATGGATTACTCTGAAGCTGCAGTTGCCAGAGTTAAAACCCTACATATCAGTTCTCCTATCTTGGCTGCAAAAAGCCCTTTCTTCTATAAG CTTTTCTCGAATGGGATGAGGGAATCAGAGCTGAGACATGTCACCCTCAGAATTAATGCCTCTG AAGAAGCTGCTCTCATGGAGCTACTTAATTTTATGTATAGTAATACATTGAGCATTAAGACAGCTCCTGGTTTGCTGGATGTCTTGATGGCTGCTGATAAATTTGAAGTTGCTTCATGCATGAGATATTGTAGCCGGTTGCTGCGAAACATAACCATGACACCTGAATCTGCATTGCTTTATCTGGAGCTTCCTTCTAGTGTCTTAATGGCAGATGCTGTCCAACCATTGACTGATGCAGCAAAGCAGTTTCTTGCTAGCCGATACAAAGATCTAACCAA GTTCCAGGAAGAGGTTATGAACTTGCCCCTAGCTGGAGTAGAGGCAATATTATCTAGCGATGATCTCCAGGTTGCATCAGAAGATGCTGTCTATGACTTTGTTTTGAAGTGGGCTAGACAACAGTACAGCAATCTGGAAGAAAGGCGAGAAGTCCTAGGTTCACGGCTCGCACGATTAATTCGCTTCCCTCATATGACCTGCCGAAAGCTTAAGAAGGTCTTAACCTGTAGTGACTTTGATCATGAGGTTTCATCAAAACTTGTACTTGAGGCCCTATTTTTCAAGGCAGAGGTTCCACATCGCCAACGGTCACTGGCAGCAGAAGAGCCTGCTTCCTCAAACCGCCGTTTCTTGGAGAGGGCATACAAATATCGTCCGGTCAAGGTGGTTGAATTTGAACTTCCCCGCCAGCAGTGTGTGGTGTACTTGGATCTAAAGCGGGAGGAGTGTAACACTTTGTTCCCATCTGGCCGGGTTTATTCTCAGGCATTCCACTTGGGTGGACAAGGGTTTTTTCTATCAGCACATTGTAACATGGATCAACAAAGCTCTTTCCATTGCTTTGGTCTGTTTTTGGGAATGCAGGAAAAGGGCTCAGTGAGCTTCACTGTGGACTATGAATTTGCCGCGAGGTCAAGACCAACAGAGGAGTTTGTTAGCAAATACAAAGGCAATTACACGTTCACAGGTGGCAAGGCAGTTGGCTACAGAAACTTGTTTGCAATTCCATGGACTTCGTTCATGGCTGAAGATTGTCTTTACTTCATTAATGGTGTTCTACACCTTAGGGCCGAGCTCACCATCAGAAATTGA
- the LOC101510000 gene encoding eukaryotic translation initiation factor 1A, whose translation MPKNKGKGGKNRKRGKNEADDEKRELVFKEDGQEYAQVLRMLGNGRCEAMCIDGTKRLCHIRGKMHKKVWIAAGDIILVGLRDYQDDKADVILKYMPDEARLLKAYGELPDNTRLNEGIGGGLDEEDDATANDYIEFEDEDIDKI comes from the coding sequence ATGCCGAAGAACAAGGGAAAGGGAGGAAAGAATCGCAAGAGAGGTAAGAACGAAGCCGATGACGAAAAACGAGAACTCGTTTTCAAAGAAGACGGTCAAGAATACGCTCAGGTTCTCCGTATGTTAGGTAACGGTCGTTGTGAAGCGATGTGCATCGACGGAACTAAACGTCTCTGTCATATCCGTGGTAAGATGCACAAGAAAGTTTGGATCGCCGCCGGTGATATCATCCTCGTCGGACTCCGTGATTATCAGGATGATAAGGCTGACGTCATTCTTAAATACATGCCTGATGAAGCTCGTCTTCTGAAGGCTTATGGTGAGCTTCCTGATAATACCAGACTTAATGAAGGTATTGGTGGTGGtcttgatgaagaagatgatgctACTGCTAATGATTACATCGAGTTTGAAGATGAGGATATTGATAAGAtttaa